Proteins encoded in a region of the Stieleria neptunia genome:
- a CDS encoding DUF1501 domain-containing protein, with protein sequence MPLPETTNECRRDFMRKVANQCLGVSFGGAVGSGAMASLGEAKAAGTAAGKAKHIIYLFMEGAMTHLDTFDPKTGVPEAGETKPIQTRVPGIAYGDRFPKLAYLAGAIAVVRSLSTETGAHEKGQYLMRTSYKKINSIQHPAMGGWMLAEQGRLNRELPGNYVIGSANRHPGAGFLEPSLSPVPVASPSAGIQNIKLPKYLPDELFARRLMLAERFDTNFQTSHRGSTKIEAYNQLYHEARNLMGSDHLKVFDIKQEPQAVRDAYGNNTLGQGCLLARRLVQGGARYVEVSYGGWDMHQDIYSRLNDRAGHLDTALGILLKDLHRTGLLDETLVVLTTEFGRKPSINVNGGRDHHPGAFCSLLMGAGIKGGQVYGASDKKGFSVDKDHVSVSDFNKTIAAAAGLPLQKEQFAPNGRPFKIGGDGDPIAALLA encoded by the coding sequence ATGCCTCTTCCAGAAACGACCAACGAGTGCCGCCGCGACTTCATGCGTAAGGTGGCCAACCAATGCCTCGGTGTCTCCTTCGGCGGCGCCGTCGGTTCCGGCGCGATGGCGTCACTCGGCGAAGCCAAGGCGGCCGGCACCGCGGCGGGAAAAGCGAAGCATATCATCTATCTGTTCATGGAAGGTGCGATGACGCACCTGGACACGTTCGATCCCAAGACGGGCGTCCCCGAAGCCGGCGAAACCAAGCCGATTCAGACCCGTGTTCCCGGCATCGCCTATGGCGACCGCTTTCCCAAACTCGCGTATCTGGCCGGCGCGATTGCCGTCGTTCGATCGCTGAGCACCGAGACCGGGGCTCACGAGAAAGGCCAGTATTTGATGCGAACGAGCTACAAGAAAATCAACAGCATCCAGCACCCGGCGATGGGCGGTTGGATGTTGGCCGAACAGGGACGACTCAATCGCGAGCTGCCGGGCAACTACGTGATCGGAAGCGCCAACCGACATCCCGGTGCGGGATTCTTGGAACCGTCCCTTTCACCGGTTCCCGTCGCCAGCCCCAGTGCAGGGATTCAAAACATCAAACTGCCCAAGTACCTGCCGGACGAACTGTTCGCCAGGCGGTTGATGTTGGCCGAACGCTTTGACACCAATTTTCAGACCTCGCATCGGGGTAGCACGAAAATCGAAGCCTACAACCAGCTGTACCATGAAGCCCGCAATCTGATGGGCAGCGATCACTTGAAAGTGTTCGATATCAAACAGGAACCCCAAGCCGTTCGCGACGCCTATGGGAACAACACGCTGGGGCAAGGCTGTCTGCTGGCACGTCGATTGGTCCAAGGCGGTGCCCGCTATGTTGAAGTGTCCTACGGCGGCTGGGACATGCACCAGGACATTTACTCGCGGCTGAACGATCGAGCCGGACACTTGGACACCGCGCTGGGAATCCTGCTGAAAGACTTGCACCGCACCGGATTGCTGGATGAAACCCTGGTCGTGTTGACGACCGAATTCGGACGCAAACCGTCGATTAACGTCAACGGTGGGCGTGATCACCACCCCGGCGCGTTTTGTTCGCTGTTGATGGGGGCCGGCATCAAGGGCGGCCAAGTCTATGGGGCCAGCGACAAAAAAGGATTTTCGGTCGACAAGGACCACGTTTCGGTCAGCGATTTCAACAAGACGATCGCTGCGGCGGCCGGTTTGCCGCTGCAGAAAGAGCAATTCGCCCCGAACGGACGCCCCTTCAAGATCGGCGGCGACGGCGATCCGATCGCGGCGCTACTGGCGTGA
- a CDS encoding WYL domain-containing protein, with translation MKNVLRRAMFDSETFVVEMVYSDSKGNRTRRIVSPIRFVGSDRFLALCLCREEPRQFYLSRCEDVRLIPAAEVIMPMPMQTIEPATPVPAVPATAVCDAGVACIA, from the coding sequence ATGAAAAACGTACTACGACGCGCCATGTTCGATTCGGAAACCTTTGTCGTCGAAATGGTCTATTCCGATTCCAAAGGAAACCGCACCCGACGAATCGTCAGCCCGATTCGTTTTGTCGGCAGCGATCGCTTCTTGGCGCTGTGTCTGTGCCGCGAAGAACCGCGTCAGTTCTACCTGTCGCGGTGTGAAGATGTGCGGCTGATCCCGGCCGCCGAAGTGATCATGCCGATGCCGATGCAGACGATCGAACCGGCAACGCCCGTGCCCGCGGTTCCGGCGACAGCCGTTTGCGACGCCGGCGTCGCCTGCATCGCCTAG